A portion of the Bulleidia sp. zg-1006 genome contains these proteins:
- a CDS encoding glucosaminidase domain-containing protein → MRFKRKISCISLAILCAIGVLPIHVSQVHAAGISYPMNCSGSEFEVALAQVDANKKSYFEKLSCHVSFVVAKKKMKTLDKDKAVIRHASMDSGNKIMAMNSGLVYTDVDSSTVVPLYMAENGRNITYARTNRMAFYHDTLNYNKGRGDVLLTMSGFKGTTDIHYLEFVPMAWMDNGSLSYVNGKTTHKTTPYFSARSTNGRKEIYFTAFDQVGKQYFWAPFGLAPSWMKEGIRYYSANDIDYYYDTKLTKKAGTYYNYYQFLPLRTKSKIPASKYNDFLGKQGYNKSSKLWDMGKTFVSAQEHFGLNALMIFAQACVESGYGTSYIARKKNNLFGWKAYDSNPNNASGYRSVEQSINQAFRDNIRDYVSTNEPVYHGEHFGNKGSGITMKYASSTTYGLTIASVAYAFDKYAGLVDYNNGQFAVLKNKNVNMYHQPKAKANVLYKAGYGMDNRSPYYNNHVVTVLGVSGDYYKIQSTDYHDGSKVITSRNNHSDRAYDWNKMVAYVKRTDLTLISNNRGWKNLYGSRYWFNEDGRAETGWRVIDGYRYWFFPDGRMETGWAVIAGEKYHFAPDGKLDTGWFEKDGKKYYLDKSGNRVKGLHRIENKIYYFDENGFMKKDGWNTIQGSKYWLNPDGHAETGWRKIGTHLYWFFPDGRMETGWALISGHKYHFAKDGKMDIGWLQYNGYQYYLDEKGRVVTGYVQIDKKTYYFESSGVLLKNGWNKVNGENYWLNKEGKVEPGWKTIDDNRYWFNTDGRAETGWLKLGNYLYWFFPDGRMETGWAEINGKIYHFGKDGKMDTGWFTYNGKKYNLGKDGVLQKSKN, encoded by the coding sequence GTGAGATTTAAAAGAAAAATTAGTTGTATTTCTTTGGCTATTCTTTGTGCTATTGGTGTATTACCAATTCACGTGAGTCAGGTTCATGCGGCAGGGATTTCTTATCCAATGAACTGTTCCGGTTCAGAATTTGAAGTTGCTTTAGCACAAGTCGATGCCAATAAAAAAAGTTATTTTGAAAAGCTTAGTTGTCATGTGTCCTTCGTTGTCGCAAAAAAGAAAATGAAAACTCTCGACAAGGATAAGGCGGTGATAAGGCATGCCAGTATGGATTCCGGTAATAAGATTATGGCGATGAATTCAGGACTTGTGTATACCGATGTCGATAGTAGCACTGTTGTGCCTTTATATATGGCGGAAAATGGCAGAAACATCACTTATGCTCGTACCAATCGTATGGCTTTTTATCATGATACCTTGAATTACAACAAAGGTAGAGGGGATGTTCTTTTAACCATGAGCGGTTTTAAAGGAACCACAGATATTCATTATTTAGAATTTGTACCCATGGCATGGATGGATAATGGCTCGCTATCTTATGTGAATGGAAAAACCACTCATAAGACAACGCCTTATTTTAGTGCTCGTAGCACCAATGGACGTAAAGAAATTTATTTTACGGCTTTTGATCAAGTTGGGAAACAATATTTTTGGGCGCCTTTTGGTTTGGCTCCATCTTGGATGAAAGAGGGAATAAGATACTATTCTGCCAATGATATTGATTATTATTACGATACGAAATTAACGAAAAAAGCGGGTACTTATTATAATTATTATCAATTTTTACCTTTACGTACAAAATCTAAAATTCCTGCTTCTAAATACAATGATTTCTTAGGGAAACAAGGCTATAATAAGTCTTCTAAATTATGGGATATGGGCAAAACTTTTGTGAGTGCTCAAGAACATTTTGGCTTGAATGCTCTGATGATCTTTGCGCAAGCTTGCGTGGAATCGGGATATGGAACTAGCTATATAGCTAGAAAGAAAAATAACCTTTTTGGTTGGAAAGCCTATGATTCTAATCCCAATAACGCCAGTGGCTATAGAAGTGTTGAACAAAGTATTAATCAGGCCTTCCGTGACAATATAAGAGATTATGTTAGTACCAATGAACCAGTGTACCATGGTGAACACTTTGGTAATAAAGGCTCCGGTATTACAATGAAGTATGCTTCAAGTACGACCTACGGTTTAACGATTGCTTCGGTCGCTTATGCTTTTGATAAGTATGCCGGTTTAGTAGATTATAATAATGGTCAATTTGCTGTGTTAAAGAATAAGAATGTGAATATGTACCATCAACCTAAAGCGAAAGCGAATGTTCTATACAAAGCAGGCTATGGTATGGATAATCGTAGTCCTTATTACAATAACCATGTCGTAACTGTATTGGGTGTCAGCGGTGATTATTATAAAATCCAATCCACTGATTACCACGATGGCTCTAAAGTTATTACTTCTCGTAACAATCATAGCGATCGTGCCTACGATTGGAATAAAATGGTTGCTTATGTGAAAAGAACAGATTTAACTTTAATATCCAATAATCGTGGTTGGAAAAATCTTTATGGTAGCCGTTATTGGTTCAATGAAGATGGAAGAGCTGAAACAGGCTGGCGAGTGATTGATGGCTATCGCTATTGGTTCTTCCCGGATGGAAGAATGGAAACCGGCTGGGCTGTTATTGCCGGTGAAAAATACCACTTTGCGCCAGATGGTAAGCTAGACACAGGTTGGTTTGAAAAGGATGGTAAGAAATATTACCTCGATAAGAGTGGTAATAGAGTCAAAGGTCTCCATCGTATTGAAAATAAAATTTATTATTTTGACGAAAACGGTTTTATGAAAAAGGATGGTTGGAATACCATTCAAGGCAGTAAATATTGGTTAAATCCAGACGGACATGCCGAAACAGGATGGCGAAAGATTGGTACTCATTTATATTGGTTCTTCCCAGATGGAAGAATGGAAACCGGCTGGGCTTTAATTTCAGGTCATAAATACCATTTCGCAAAAGACGGTAAGATGGATATAGGTTGGCTTCAATACAATGGGTATCAGTATTATTTAGATGAAAAAGGTCGTGTTGTGACTGGTTATGTCCAAATTGATAAAAAGACGTATTATTTTGAATCAAGTGGTGTTCTTCTTAAAAATGGTTGGAATAAGGTGAATGGTGAAAACTATTGGTTGAATAAAGAAGGTAAAGTAGAACCTGGTTGGAAGACGATAGATGACAACCGTTATTGGTTCAATACTGACGGAAGAGCAGAGACGGGTTGGTTGAAGTTAGGCAATTATTTATATTGGTTCTTCCCAGATGGAAGAATGGAAACCGGCTGGGCTGAAATCAATGGTAAAATCTATCATTTTGGTAAAGATGGTAAGATGGATACCGGTTGGTTTACGTACAACGGGAAGAAATACAATTTGGGTAAAGATGGTGTGCTACAAAAATCAAAAAACTAA
- a CDS encoding pyridoxamine 5'-phosphate oxidase family protein, translated as MFEKMRRKDREISKEEAYSLLNEGEYAVLSTIGEDGYPYGVPVSYAYENNRIWIHGARTGHKISNLTFHNLVSLCVVGHTKVIGEKFTTEYESVIVSGKATLCENKEEKMIGLMALVRKYAPDFLESGQAYAKRSEMATVVYSIEIERISGKRRK; from the coding sequence ATGTTTGAAAAAATGCGTCGAAAAGATCGAGAAATTTCAAAAGAAGAGGCTTATTCATTATTAAATGAGGGAGAATACGCTGTTCTGTCAACAATTGGTGAGGATGGCTATCCCTATGGTGTTCCGGTCAGTTATGCTTATGAAAATAATCGAATTTGGATTCATGGGGCGAGAACCGGTCATAAAATTAGTAATTTAACTTTTCATAATTTGGTGAGTTTATGCGTTGTTGGTCATACAAAAGTCATTGGTGAAAAATTCACGACCGAATATGAATCAGTGATTGTTTCCGGCAAGGCAACGCTTTGTGAAAACAAAGAAGAAAAAATGATAGGATTGATGGCTTTGGTGCGTAAATATGCCCCTGATTTTTTAGAAAGCGGACAAGCCTATGCAAAACGCTCTGAGATGGCAACAGTTGTCTATTCCATCGAGATTGAAAGGATTTCAGGTAAAAGAAGAAAATGA
- a CDS encoding Dabb family protein has protein sequence MLKHIVLFKFKEETSQERIQEARIKAQQLLYLDLIYEGDVYLNSPEANPSNYDLCLNFVFQSMDELNQYQVYPEHMALKASLMEYIDKRACIDYELSAD, from the coding sequence ATGTTAAAACATATCGTGCTGTTTAAATTTAAAGAAGAAACTAGTCAAGAAAGAATTCAAGAGGCTCGTATAAAGGCTCAGCAGTTATTGTATTTGGATTTGATTTATGAAGGAGATGTTTATTTAAATAGTCCCGAAGCCAATCCAAGTAATTATGATTTATGTCTTAATTTTGTGTTTCAATCGATGGATGAATTAAATCAATATCAAGTTTATCCGGAACATATGGCTTTAAAGGCGTCTTTGATGGAATACATAGATAAGCGAGCGTGTATTGACTATGAACTAAGTGCTGATTAG
- a CDS encoding GNAT family N-acetyltransferase: MNVPMDISKVVLKTKRLKLRAWRKEDLDDFYAYASVDGVGQMAGWLPHKNKEESQRILERFIAHKKTFALEYENKVIGSIGIEEYDEKRFPEFMDRIGCELGFVLSKTYWGQGLMPEALKEVIRYLFKECQVEFILCGHFISNIQSGRVQEKCGFKHYSFGEFKTKFATIEKDEVNILINRKGG, encoded by the coding sequence ATGAATGTACCTATGGACATATCAAAGGTGGTATTAAAAACAAAACGTTTAAAATTACGAGCATGGCGAAAAGAAGATTTAGATGATTTCTATGCGTATGCTTCCGTGGATGGGGTAGGTCAAATGGCAGGATGGTTGCCTCATAAAAACAAAGAGGAAAGCCAACGTATTTTGGAAAGGTTTATTGCCCATAAAAAGACTTTTGCCTTAGAATATGAGAATAAAGTCATTGGTTCTATCGGAATTGAGGAGTATGATGAGAAACGTTTTCCTGAATTTATGGATAGAATAGGCTGTGAGCTTGGTTTTGTACTATCAAAAACCTATTGGGGACAGGGATTGATGCCGGAGGCTTTAAAGGAAGTAATTCGGTATTTATTTAAAGAATGTCAAGTGGAATTTATTCTCTGTGGTCATTTTATTTCTAATATCCAATCTGGTCGTGTTCAAGAAAAATGTGGTTTTAAGCATTATTCTTTTGGTGAATTTAAGACCAAATTCGCAACGATTGAAAAAGACGAAGTGAATATACTAATTAATAGAAAAGGAGGTTAA